The sequence aactcctcccacacagAAGGACGGAGGCCATTACCGATGGCAACTCGGACCCGGTGATGAGCCTCAGATGGACCGATAGGCTGGGCCAACAGATAACGACAGATCTCACCTATGTACTGGATTACCTggatatgcacacacacatgggcAATTACACACAAAATTGGAGGGACTTGTCTACAGAAGAACATTAAAAGGACTTCTTGCCTGCGGCATACACacttattgaagcagtgtgaaCTCACAGTGCATTTGTATTTAACACAGTCGTCCCAAAAGCGTCTGGCTGAGAACTTCCTCTTGATTACAACAGTCACACCAAAGAGCAAACACTGTCCCACACCCATGATGGCACCTGTAACCATACACATCAACACATGCAGCATGCCAAAAAAAAGACTGTGATAACAGCCGTCGAGTCCAAGCCAGTAGTAACAAAAGACTTTACTGACTCAATAATACTGGGTTATTGCGAATCAGCCATACTCTAAAAGGGTTATAATCATACAATAAATTAATTATGGAGTATATGTCAAACAGAGTTAGACCTACCTGCAGAGTGATAGAGGGGAAGGCAGGTATAGACAATGTCATCACGACACACGCCAAAAGCATGAAAAATGGAGGTAGCGATACGGAAATACCTGACAAATGAGAATAAATTAACTGAGTGATAGTTTGTACATACTGACAGTCTAGATGGTGAATCAAACACTGTTGGGTCTAAAAGTCAACCCAGCTGGCACAAACAGTTCACAACGTTGAACGAATTGTTGAGACACTCTCTGTCAAACTGACAAAGCagggaaaaaaagttttaatactagacttaaaggtagggtaggagatccaggattttgagtccagcgaagctgcattttgaaaatacacaggtaaaaagtcccaacccttttcttcactttcgccccgaaggcacgcctctagagtacatgaacgcgcacgagcacgaaggtgcacgagcgctgttctgacagcaagcatcgatcgttgccgtatttagtatttagtatttagtttatgctaactatacgtttaataatgctaggtgctagccaagctggctctagtttagcttcctgccaagcttcgttcacggagcagggtacgcgcacagggggaaggagggggagggggagggggagggaggagcagattgcagtttgatagacggcatcagaatccaatcattgtgaacggtccgttcacaatgattggatactgtttttcctagattgtacgttctagaggccactaaaacttttaatatttgtgtcaaaacttttaattaattggttgcaatgagggtgtgaagagtatttcaagcaatatgtaaaaaaatgttccagaaaaagatcccctaccccgcctttaagtaaAAGTACAGATATAGACATTTATAAATACTCCATTGAAAATGAAAGTGTTGCATGATTTGTTGTCTCAAACTACATCATCATGACTTATCATGACTAACTGTTTAACTGCTGTGAGAAGCTGTTGGAAAAGGAGTTATAAATAGCTTTTcattgttgtgcatttgttttctttcataAACTGACTCATCAGTTCAGGTCACAGATGAACTCACCGGCTGTGAATTATTATAGCTGCCTTTGGCATTCCTGTTGTACCTGAGGTGTAAATGTAGAAAAGTCTGTCTGCATTGAAACAGAGAAGAAAAGTTTTGGATGGATGTTAGAAATTCTTCAGCCTTTCATtgtctgttttgtgtttgacaGTGTTTCATTTGTCTGGTATGCACCAAGACTCCTTCATCACTCCCTcacatgctttttttcttttttgtgacaggtgAGCAAGCAAAGACTTGAAAAGTATCAACATAGGAATGTAGTGTAATAACGAAGGTAAAAACCAATAGAGATGTGCAACAAAATTAATTAAAGTAACTAATCCTCAAGTGTACCATGTGAaccaaacagatttttttagTAACATTTATAAGGTTATACACTTAATCTTTTCAAAAAGAAGTTTCTTCTCAAAGCATTTCTTTAAATGAGCCCAGGGTTTAGTGTGTGTTGGTGCATGTGCTGTTAAATTAACAGCAAACAGGGTAAAATCTGGCACCAAGCACATTTCTGTGTCAGGCAAAGACTTGTTAAGAAGATTATGTTGCAATCGGTGTTGCATCTTTGTAAAATGGAACATAAGAATGAAAAGGGAATACGTGCATACCCCATCTCATGGACAAGCAATACAGAACTTTACCATTGAATCCTTTCTTTAGTTTGTACTGTGGTGGGTGTGTGGGAGAACGAGTCAGAAGGCCATTCAAACTCTGAACCTTGGAGCTGCAGAGCTtctcctcctcgtcctcttcctcctccacctcacCAATACTGAACAAAACCATGCCGGGCTGCAAAAAGCGAGTCACTTCTGATACCGCTGGGGGTTGATCAACATTGTAGATGAGTAGATGAGCATGGAAGACAACACATCTTTCTGTTAACTGGGTTGTACTGATGagatttttaaatattttatcagcTTGTTATATTGTAAGTGAATATTTACAGTCACAGGATACGTTCAAACCTTTAGTCATTTCAGTTCCAAAGACCATCGCCTCAGCACGACACATGCTGATGCAGTGCAGCAGAGATTCTTGTCGAAGATTGTGATTGATGAATGCAGCCTCTACACCTATCATAGCCAGTCCCAACCACAGAGCTACCACTAAAGGCTGGTTTTCCATGTACAAAGCTACAACATCACCCTCAGTCCAGCCTTGTGCCAGAGCCCAATGTGCCACAGCATGGCATCGCTCCTGCAGCTCCCTAAAAGTCCAAACCTGAGGGAAATAAATATAGAAATGCTGTgagcttctttttaaaaatgtctagCTTAGTGAAGGGACCAGCGCCTTAATTGAGGTTTTTATTTGTAATTCTCTCACCTCTCCTGTGGCCTCATAGATCAAGGCAGCTTTATCTGGATGCATCTTCACAGTTTGGGCAAACAAGGCAGGGATAGTGCTCCTATTTCGCAGATTGCGATGCATGGAAAACTTCAATCGCATAATAATAGCCAGTAATCTATTAGACAGAAAGAAGTGGTCGGGGAGGAATGAAGGATGGTTGAAATTAAGTAGGTAACATGTAAGATTAATATAGATTTCAAATGGGAGACATTTGGAGAAATATGCTCATATAGTTATGCAAACTTCCATACATTAAGTCTCTTTTGATGGTGTGCAGAACAATAAGAACTTTCTTCCAGGATCCCATCCAGGCCATGAAGAACCCCAGCACTACCAACAGTTTGCAGAACCAGGGAAGGGAGAGCAACAACACAGCCCCCAAAACAATGAGGCTCAAAATGACACAACTCATCAGATTCATTATCTGTGGAAGAGCAAACAGTGACATCGTGTACAAAAAGGGGTCAGAATGAACAGATTTAAAGAGAGCAAATGCTTACCTGTCGACAAATTTTAGTAATGCTCCACTAAGAAAAGAAACATGGAAGAGCAGCAGTTAGTCCTAAAGATCTCTCTGTGAAGCCACAgtgtcagcagcagcagaagcaaaCCGGGGCAGATGTTTACAGAGCAGCTGTCAGAGGTTAAATGCCTGATAAGCAGCTTTCCAGAGAGAGCAGCGCAGGTTACAACTTATAGCGCCTGCGTCACAGCATAGTGAGTGTGATTCATTACCCTCGGAGGCAAAATGTAACATCTGATTTGTAAGTTGTAAATTTTATGGGGGAATGAAGTAAGAGTTGTAAAGTAAAACTAGCAAAAAGTATACCCCATAATCAAACTGAAATATCTCCATTCAGGCCAGGAATAATCATGGAAATATAtcctaaaatataaaaatactaGGAAATGGCGCCTACTTCACGAGAAGATAATCTTCACTGTTTACTTGAAATACAAGCAGGATTTTAAAAACAGAGTGAAGCGAACTTCAACAATGAAACTGCTCAGGAACTGTAGTAAATGATCCTGTAAACAAAATCACAGAATTAAGTTTGGCAATCTTTGCAAAACAGCTGACTTTAACTGTTGTCATATGACTAGATGGCAAAGAAGCCTCCAGgtgacaacaaacaaaaacaatcaaaagGGAATTAAATGTAAAAGAACAGATCTACTACAAAACtgtattaaaagaaaataaaatatatttattccTTAATCTTCAAGTAAAAGAAGTTTAGTGAAAGTATAGGCTTACTCAATTCATTATACATTATAGCATTTCTAGAATCTGGTTTGAGTTAACTGAGGCAACTCTAAAAGACTTTAAGATTTTAATTCTGTGTAATGGATATGTCATAGCTCATTTACTGATCATTTACTCATCATGTAAATGCCATAGCATTTACCACATATTACAATATATCCTTTGCTCCTCCCAGCTGCTCGCTGCTACACCCACCTGTGGACGCACTTTGGTTCCCATGGTGATTTGTCGGGAGCATCAGGGTGGGTACTGGCCCACTTTCCTTGGTTGTCTGGAGTGGCCTGGTCCTCTCTGGTGTTGGTTGGGGCCACTGCCGGGGGTTTGGATGGTTCTCTGACTCGCGGGACCCTGGGTCCCACACTCGACTCATGCTTGGGTACCCGGCGCTTGGTGGGGCTAGTAGGCTGTCGGCCCTGGTTCCAGGGACTTCTGCTCCATGGTCGGGGGGGTTCTGTCTAGGGTCTCCCTTTGCTGTCTCCTGGATGGGAGCGTGGTTGTCACTGCGGTGGGCTGCCTGGGTTCGGTGCTCTGTGGGGCTGCTGGTTGCCTGGGTCTTGGGGCCCTCATTGCCCGCTTCTGATTCCTGAGGGGAGATGCGGTGGTAGTCCTATACATCCACTATTCAAAAACAGTTCATGTAAGACCTGTGCCAAATAGTTtttgtgcacacacactcatcaaCTTACGCACATGCTTATTCTACAGTCGCTCTGTCGTCCTATGGTTCAAATCATCAGTATCTACAGCTATGTTTTTCTACTCTTGCTGCTGgtattgttgttgctgtttgtgtttttctcataTTGTCTTCCTGCAGGTGCTCCTGATGGTTCTTCCCCTGCTTTTCTGACAGAGGTCATGGAGAGTTTTCAATCAATTCTCTACagatgtagcagctggttggTGGTGTTTTCTTCCTTTGTATCTTTGTCTCCTTTCTCTtaaccttttctcttttctttgtttccccTGTCAGGTTGAGAATTAATTAATCATTTCaacaagaataaataaataaatgtttaggGATGAAGCATTAAGTGCAGTTTTATAtccataaagcttcccttggcaaagcaaatgtttTTGGCACAGGATTCAGACCATAATTCTGCTTGCCGTGATGCTGGGCAGGACAGGGttgaaaaaaaccaacaacaaaaaaaattatttgtgtgtgttattcAAAAGTTATGCAATCTAAGCTGCGTTCCACAGAACGTTTAAGAGTCTTTAATCACTGATATCTAATGCAAAAAGTTAGTGGTTGAGACCTTTTATAAACTTAAGCTGATGGATACAGACTGTTAGATGAGAAATACCTCTCCACATAAAGATCTCGAatgtatatattcatttatCTCAATAAACGCATCCATAGAGACAATTTTTCAGATGAAGTAGAAGCTTTAATAAAATCTGTGGCAAATATTCTTTGAAGAAAACAGTACCAAATAGTATACAACAagacaaagtaaaaaaataagtaaatataaCTATAGTATATTCTAACAACAAGGATTCTTACATTcacaaaaagcagcaaaatgCATTTTGCTTTTTCACATAAAACAGATTTTGCAATAAATGAATAAGAGGTTTTGATGAtcgtaaaataaaaaaataacgtCAGTCCCATTTATGAACCAAAGAACAGTTTACCTGTTAAAACCAACTTATGGTTGGCCTTAATCTGGAATTTAAAtctaaacaaaaaaatgataatgataataatactaAATAAAAACTGCTTGGCAACCCCATAACACATGTTTGACAGGTTTTAACAACTTCTGTAAAtctagaaatgtaaaaaaaaggtaAACCACTCAGGTGGTGAGGCTGCCTCTCAAGTGTTTTTGATTATTACactgtgtgagtgaatgtgcTGATCATCATCTTTACAACGGAaaagtgcaataaaaaaaaactcagatggTCAGGAACTCAGGTTTGGACAGATCCCCTTACTGATAAAAGCTCATTTCAGGAAATGCAACTCCTACCTTACAGTAACTAACACTGTGTAGAGGCACAGGCAAACAGCTCTGATGTAGCTAAAAACACAGTACCAAAATAGATATTTATTCGAAAAACACAGTTTGATAGCAGGAAGCTGCAGGCTTATCAGAAGGGTGGGTCTGCTTTTGGTGATTGCTTAAACAGTCATTTTGTccccattttgtttgtttggtttacgATTTcaggaataataaacaaacatgAGTCAGAAAATAACGAATAGACGGATCCTTTAAAGTAAGCCACAAGTGATTAGAAAAAATCACTCATTTTGTTTGAAATCAAAGGAACAGCAGGAGCCCACGTGGAAACTTGAAGAAACTCAGAGGCACTTCATAGGTAATTTTCATCATCACTCACTTGTTTCTTACCTATTACAACATGCTGTAAAGTACAGTACATGTAAACAAATACTATTTTCAAACGTTTCCATAAGCAAAAAGCATACCCACCCTTATTTTTAAATCTGACATTAATAGAAAA is a genomic window of Odontesthes bonariensis isolate fOdoBon6 chromosome 4, fOdoBon6.hap1, whole genome shotgun sequence containing:
- the LOC142378861 gene encoding long-chain fatty acid transport protein 1-like isoform X2, producing MNLMSCVILSLIVLGAVLLLSLPWFCKLLVVLGFFMAWMGSWKKVLIVLHTIKRDLILLAIIMRLKFSMHRNLRNRSTIPALFAQTVKMHPDKAALIYEATGEVWTFRELQERCHAVAHWALAQGWTEGDVVALYMENQPLVVALWLGLAMIGVEAAFINHNLRQESLLHCISMCRAEAMVFGTEMTKAVSEVTRFLQPGMVLFSIGEVEEEEDEEEKLCSSKVQSLNGLLTRSPTHPPQYKLKKGFNDRLFYIYTSGTTGMPKAAIIIHSRYFRIATSIFHAFGVCRDDIVYTCLPLYHSAGAIMGVGQCLLFGVTVVIKRKFSARRFWDDCVKYKCTVIQYIGEICRYLLAQPIGPSEAHHRVRVAIGNGLRPSVWEEFVQRFRIQRIGEFYGATECNCSLINIDGKVGSCGFISCIVPSFYPIRLVRVKQDHKELLRDSQGLCIPCLPGEPGMLVGYINDTDPLRRFDGYADQDSTNQKIAHNIFKMGDSAYISGDVLVMDEYGYIYFKDRIGDTFRWRGENVSTTEVEGVLSRLMGHTDVAVYGVSVPGVEGKAGMAAIAYAGEHFDLNAFWIAVQKALPSYARPVFLRLLSSVDTTGTFKISKMRLQREGYKPQDTSEKICFLNSRAGCYEAVTDELYNAIKEGKVSL
- the LOC142378861 gene encoding long-chain fatty acid transport protein 1-like isoform X1; amino-acid sequence: MSLFALPQIMNLMSCVILSLIVLGAVLLLSLPWFCKLLVVLGFFMAWMGSWKKVLIVLHTIKRDLILLAIIMRLKFSMHRNLRNRSTIPALFAQTVKMHPDKAALIYEATGEVWTFRELQERCHAVAHWALAQGWTEGDVVALYMENQPLVVALWLGLAMIGVEAAFINHNLRQESLLHCISMCRAEAMVFGTEMTKAVSEVTRFLQPGMVLFSIGEVEEEEDEEEKLCSSKVQSLNGLLTRSPTHPPQYKLKKGFNDRLFYIYTSGTTGMPKAAIIIHSRYFRIATSIFHAFGVCRDDIVYTCLPLYHSAGAIMGVGQCLLFGVTVVIKRKFSARRFWDDCVKYKCTVIQYIGEICRYLLAQPIGPSEAHHRVRVAIGNGLRPSVWEEFVQRFRIQRIGEFYGATECNCSLINIDGKVGSCGFISCIVPSFYPIRLVRVKQDHKELLRDSQGLCIPCLPGEPGMLVGYINDTDPLRRFDGYADQDSTNQKIAHNIFKMGDSAYISGDVLVMDEYGYIYFKDRIGDTFRWRGENVSTTEVEGVLSRLMGHTDVAVYGVSVPGVEGKAGMAAIAYAGEHFDLNAFWIAVQKALPSYARPVFLRLLSSVDTTGTFKISKMRLQREGYKPQDTSEKICFLNSRAGCYEAVTDELYNAIKEGKVSL